A genomic window from Vigna radiata var. radiata cultivar VC1973A chromosome 2, Vradiata_ver6, whole genome shotgun sequence includes:
- the LOC106776517 gene encoding uncharacterized protein LOC106776517: protein MLSRLIPKPSHLRRFLSLPLKPPHVPAKPYFITVVAPKHFSTNSGGNGDGKDPFSKHLWNDFRETDEKFGALFEEESGSLAGINEEGGKREEQNWVQEEERGWLQEKGLDEKDEDAIFKGIEQESGDAGGGGGAIDGWNFGVGEGEDFKPWNLKGEDKEDVFDFKEDDVEHERGIPALDGKPEVDVEQLKKEEQALTAVVKGPKRAFGDLIAASGITDEMLDSLIALKDFDGVDGLPPLSVIEDMRYERNTRKSTRGEMERLKQEEAAKARVKQVDDKGRAYGTGRRKCSVARVWVQPGNGKFIVNDKEFDVYFPMLDHRATLLRPFSETKTLGLWDVNCTVKGGGVSGQVGAIRLGISKALQNWEPDLRPALRNAGFLTRDSRVVERKKPGKAKARKSFQWVKR, encoded by the exons ATGCTTTCTCGTTTAATCCCTAAACCCTCTCATCTTCGTCGCTTCCTCTCTCTTCCGTTGAAGCCGCCCCATGTACCTGCGAAACCCTACTTCATCACCGTCGTTGCTCCTAAACACTTCTCCACCAACAGTGGCGGCAACGGCGATGGAAAGGATCCCTTCTCGAAGCACCTGTGGAACGATTTTCGGGAGACCGACGAAAAGTTCGGCGCTTTATTCGAGGAGGAGAGTGGAAGCCTTGCTGGAATAAACGAAGAGGGTGGGAAAAGGGAGGAGCAGAACTGGGTGCAAGAGGAAGAACGGGGGTGGTTGCAAGAGAAGGGTCTCGACGAGAAAGACGAGGATGCTATATTTAAAGGGATCGAGCAGGAAAGTGGAGATGCGGGTGGTGGAGGTGGTGCTATTGATGGTTGGAATTTTGGAGTTGGGGAAGGAGAGGACTTCAAACCCTGGAACTTGAAGGGAGAGGACAAAGAGGATGTGTTTGATTTCAAAGAGGATGATGTGGAACATGAAAGGGGCATCCCTGCTTTGGATGGTAAGCCCGAAGTGGATGTTGAACAGCTCAAGAAGGAAGAGCAAGCTCTCACTGCTGTTGTCAAAG GTCCAAAACGTGCATTTGGTGATTTGATTGCTGCTTCTGGAATCACGGATGAAATGCTTGACAGTTTGATTGCGTTGAAAGACTTCGACGGGGTTGATGGGTTGCCCCCTCTTAGTGTAATTGAAGACATGCGGTATGAGAGGAATACTAGAAAATCCACTAGAGGTGAAATGGAGCGTCTGAAGCAAGAGGAAGCTGCAAAGGCTAGAGTGAAACAAGTTGATGACAAAGGTCGTGCCTATGGAACAGGAAGAAGGAAATGCAGTGTTGCCCGTGTCTGGGTTCAGCCTGGTAATGGTAAATTTATAGTTAATGATAAAGAGTTTGATGTATATTTTCCTATGCTTGATCATCGCGCCACGCTCCTCCGACCTTTCTCTGAGACAAAGACACTGGGGCTCTGGGATGTCAATTGTACCGTGAAAGGAGGCGGTGTTTCAG GGCAAGTTGGAGCTATACGATTAGGGATCAGCAAGGCTTTGCAAAACTGGGAACCAGATTTGCGGCCTGCACTGAGAAATG CTGGTTTCCTAACGAGGGACTCACGAGTGGTAGAAAGGAAAAAGCCAGGAAAggcaaaagcaagaaaaagttTCCAATGGGTCAAGCGTTGA